The Thermococcus sibiricus MM 739 DNA window CTAACTCCGGAAGCCAGAAGCCTTTTGGAGAAGTGTCTAGGATTTTTTCCTTAACTTCTTTGTCTTTTTGCACCTGTGCTTCAACTCTGTTAAGAGGAAGAAGGGGCAAAATTGCATGCGTGTAACTGGTTCCAAGGATTTCAATTAAACCAACTTCAATGCCTTCTTTGATTAGAGAAATTATTTCATTGGGGAGGATTTCAAGGGTATAACCAGTTACATTAAGACCGAAGGGAATTTCAGCTTTAATTAACTTTGATATAACGGGAAAATATGCTTTCTCAATGACTGTTGGAATTTCATTTTTTGGAATCTCTGCATATTGTAAATTCCCGTGGAAAACCAATGCTCTCACTTACTTCACCCCATCGGAAGGCTTTACGATGAAGTATTTTGCATTCCATGAGAACTTCTTTTTGTATTCTTTTAGGATGACCTCTCCGAATTCTTTTGCTTTTTCCTCTTCAACTAAGGCTATTGCAGAACCTCCAAAACCAGCTCCTGTGAGCCTTGCACCATAGGCCCCGAGTTCGATAGCTTTATTTACAAAGAAATCAAGCTCTTCACAGCTTACACCATAATTTCTTGCAATATCTCTGTGGGCCCGTGTGAGAATTTCACCCACTTCAATAATATCTCCTTTTCTCAAAGCTCGTCTAACCTGTATAACTCGCCTGTTTTCTCGTATAATGTATCCAAAGAGGCGACGATAAAATGAGGGGAGGTGTGTTAGGTCGCTCTCATTAACTTCTTTGGAGGTTCTCTTGCCTAAAATCCGCAAAACCTCCTCTGCAATTTGTCTTCTTTCTGCATAGGCAGAAGAGACCAGTTCTCTTTTGATACCCGTGTAAAATACCACAACACTAACATCTTTCGGGAATGTAATGTACTCGTACTCTAAAGTGTCAGTGTCTAGAAAAATTACATGATCCCTTTTACCAAAAGTAATTGCAAACTGGTCCAATATTCCGCATGGGACTCCAACAAACTTGTTTTCTGCTTCTTGGGCCATTAATGCCATATCGCGCGGGGGAAGGTATAGGTCATATGCTCTGTTTAAAAAAGCCAGTGCTGCTAATTCAAAACTTGCAGAGGAACTTAAGCCAGCTCCAAGGGGCAAATTTCCATAAACTCGTCCTTTAACACCTTGAATTTCGTATTTTTTCTTCAGTAGTATCCAGTAGATTGCTTTGATATAATCTATCCAAGAATTTTCTTTTTTAAGCTCATTAAGTGTAAAAGAACGCCATTCTCTAAAATAATCCGAGTAAATGTTCACATTTTCGTCTCTTTTTCCTTCAAGAACAGTGTAAAGATTAACCGCCATAGGCATTGCGTAACCAAGTGTATAATCGGTGTGCTCTCCTATTAAATTAACCCTTCCTGGGGATTGTACCCGCAACATGGTTATCTTAGAGATTTGGTGATTCATCTATAAATCTCTTTCTCCGAAGGTTTTTAATGGGGATAGAATGTACTATCAAGGGGGATCGATGTGGAGCGTGAGATAATAGAACTCTTCATGAGACACCTTAAACTTCAGGGAGATTTACCTTTAGGAGACGATGCTGGTGCAATAAAATGGAAAAATGAATGGTTAGTGGTCACAAATGACATGTTGGTGCGAACTACAGATGTTCCTGATATAATGACACCTGAACAGGTAGGATTTAAGGTCTTCACAATGAATGTTAGTGATGTTGCAGCTATGGGTGCAACGCCAATAGGTTTTCTGTTTTCCATTGGAGTCCCAAGAGATTTTGAGAGGGATTATTTAGAAGGGATTTCAAGGGGAATTGCTAGGGCATCTGAGTTTTATAGAACGCCAATAATAAGTGCTGATACAAATGAAGCCTGTGACCTAATAATTGATGGAATAGCTGTTGGAAAGACTAAAAGATTACTTACGAGAAGCGGTGCAAAAATTGGGGACTTGGTCTGTGTTACTGGAGATATT harbors:
- a CDS encoding galactokinase; its protein translation is MSKITMLRVQSPGRVNLIGEHTDYTLGYAMPMAVNLYTVLEGKRDENVNIYSDYFREWRSFTLNELKKENSWIDYIKAIYWILLKKKYEIQGVKGRVYGNLPLGAGLSSSASFELAALAFLNRAYDLYLPPRDMALMAQEAENKFVGVPCGILDQFAITFGKRDHVIFLDTDTLEYEYITFPKDVSVVVFYTGIKRELVSSAYAERRQIAEEVLRILGKRTSKEVNESDLTHLPSFYRRLFGYIIRENRRVIQVRRALRKGDIIEVGEILTRAHRDIARNYGVSCEELDFFVNKAIELGAYGARLTGAGFGGSAIALVEEEKAKEFGEVILKEYKKKFSWNAKYFIVKPSDGVK